The Montipora foliosa isolate CH-2021 chromosome 14, ASM3666993v2, whole genome shotgun sequence genome window below encodes:
- the LOC137984540 gene encoding ankyrin-1-like, with protein MKCETVSNNASIFHGKSAVDILSALDYRKPGHADIETLYRSLVEIDKTLNELHSCAKSGNVEKVIELVLNDGIDVNVAAKSNITPLLLASPMSSGVLIKTLIDLGADVNAQTVPDKEGPLVFAASSNNYMVARLLLEHGTDANIRDQWGKTPLYKAVMQKNVPLVKLLLENKADAHIEDLRGRTPLHKAAMLEDLPVVKLLLENKADANIRDLWGETPLHKATMLEDLPLVKLLIENKADANIQDQFGNTPLHNAVMLEDLPVVKLLLEDKADANIVNLWGETPLHKAVRRRSEPLVKLFLENKADANIRDQKRETPLHKAAMLEDLPLVKLLLENKADANIQDQEGETPLHKAVRRRSEPLVKLFLENKADANIRDQERETPLHKAAMLEDLPVVKLLLEDKADANIVNLRGETSLHKAVRRRRTSEPLVKLLLENKADANIQDQQGETPLHKAAMLDDSRVAKQLLEDEADANIVNLREETSLHKLVRSWRRSEPLVKLLLVNKADANIGDQEGETPLHKAVMLENLPVVKLLLENKADANIQDQEGETLLHKAVRRRRTSEPLVKLLLVNKADANIQDQEGETPLHKAVMLEDLPVVKLLLEDKADANIVNLQGETPLQKAVRRRMGEPLVKLFLENKADANIQGQLGNTPLHQCAHYGFSDTSQMLNESGCNINLRNKKGKTPSDIQTSRRQWSKRQSARYSHYSQDCESSTPQWSFHREWLDLTKIEPESEEVTEAEDLHVVLPQVARLPYGSEQSLEEVVREADEKWPSKGVLMKKQQELSSLEEETQARLTRQPEMTKEVKEKCEFMSWNKHTYDH; from the coding sequence ATGAAATGCGAAACAGTAAGTAATAACGCGTCCATTTTCCATGGCAAATCAGCAGTTGATATTCTATCAGCCCTTGATTACAGAAAACCAGGTCATGCTGATATTGAAACACTGTACCGAAGTTTGGTTGAGATTGACAAAACACTAAATGAGCTGCACTCGTGCGCCAAGAGCGGTAATGTAGAAAAGGTGATTGAGCTCGTTTTGAATGATGGTATTGATGTCAATGTCGCTGCAAAGAGCAACATCACACCATTGCTGTTGGCGAGCCCGATGTCCTCTGGTGTGTTAATCAAGACCCTGATTGATCTTGGGGCAGACGTAAATGCTCAAACAGTCCCAGATAAAGAGGGACCTTTGGTTTTTGCAGCTTCTAGCAATAATTATATGGTGGCTAGACTGCTTTTGGAACATGGAACTGATGCAAATATTAGGGATCAGTGGGGGAAAACTCCTCTTTATAAAGCAGTCATGCAGAAGAACGTACCActcgtcaagctattgcttgaaaacaaagCGGACGCACATATTGAAGACCTGCGGGGAAGAACACCTCTACATAAAGCAGCCATGCTTGAGGATTTACCTGTCGTCAAGCTATTacttgaaaacaaggcggatGCGAATATTCGAGACCTGTGGGGAGAAACACCTCTACATAAAGCAACCATGCTTGAGGATTTACCTCTCGTCAAGCTATTGATTGAAAACAAGGCGGATGCAAATATTCAAGACCAGTTTGGAAATACGCCTCTACATAACGCAGTCATGCTTGAGGATTTACCTGtcgtcaagctattgcttgaagACAAGGCGGATGCGAATATTGTAAACCTGTGGGGAGAAACACCTCTACATAAAGCAGTCAGGAGGAGGAGCGAACCACTCGTCAAGctatttcttgaaaacaaagcgGACGCAAATATTCGAGACCAGAAGAGAGAAACACCTCTACATAAAGCAGCCATGCTTGAGGATTTACCtctcgtcaagctattgcttgaaaacaaggcggatGCCAATATTCAAGACCAGGAGGGAGAAACACCTCTACATAAAGCAGTCAGGAGGAGGAGCGAACCACTCGTCAAGctatttcttgaaaacaaagcgGACGCAAATATTCGAGACCAGGAGAGAGAAACACCTCTACATAAAGCAGCCATGCTTGAGGATTTACCTGtcgtcaagctattgcttgaagACAAGGCGGATGCGAATATTGTAAACCTGCGGGGAGAAACATCTCTACATAAAGCAGTCAGGAGGAGGAGGACAAGCGAACCActcgtcaagctattgcttgaaaacaaggcggatGCAAATATTCAAGACCAGCAGGGGGAAACACCTCTACATAAAGCAGCCATGCTTGACGATTCACGTGTCGCCAAGCAATTACTTGAAGACGAGGCGGATGCGAATATTGTAAACCTGCGGGAAGAAACATCTCTACACAAATTAGTCAGGAGTTGGAGGAGGAGCGAACCActcgtcaagctattgcttgtAAACAAAGCGGACGCAAATATTGGAGACCAGGAGGGAGAAACACCTCTACATAAAGCAGTCATGCTTGAGAATTTACCTGtcgtcaagctattgcttgaaaacaaggcggatGCCAATATTCAAGACCAGGAGGGAGAAACACTTCTACATAAAGCAGTCAGGAGGAGGAGGACGAGCGAACCActcgtcaagctattgcttgtAAACAAAGCGGATGCAAATATTCAAGACCAGGAGGGAGAAACACCTCTACATAAAGCAGTCATGCTTGAGGATTTACCTGtcgtcaagctattgcttgaagACAAGGCGGATGCGAATATTGTAAACCTGCAGGGAGAAACACCTCTACAGAAAGCAGTCAGGAGGAGGATGGGCGAACCACTCGTCAAGctatttcttgaaaacaaggcggatGCAAATATTCAAGGCCAGTTGGGTAATACGCCTCTTCATCAATGCGCTCATTACGGATTTTCTGACACTTCACAAATGTTAAATGAATCCGGATGCAATATCAACCTGAGgaacaagaaaggaaaaacccCTTCTGATATTCAAACTTCCAGAAGGCAGTGGAGTAAACGTCAATCAGCTCGCTATTCACACTATTCACAAGATTGCGAAAGCTCTACACCACAGTGGAGTTTTCACCGCGAATGGTTGGACTTGACTAAAATAGAACCTGAATCAGAGGAGGTGACAGAGGCAGAAGATCTACATGTAGTGCTGCCTCAGGTTGCTAGACTACCTTATGGCAGCGAGCAAAGCTTAGAAGAGGTTGTGCGTGAGGCTGATGAAAAATGGCCAAGTAAAGGGGTCTTAATGAAAAAACAACAAGAGTTGTCTTCACTCGAGGAAGAGACACAAGCGCGACTTACACGACAGCCCGAAATGACTaaagaagtaaaagaaaaatgtgAATTTATGTCATGGAATAAGCATACTTATGATCACTAA